The window TCATGCTTGGCTGTTGAGGCGAGTCTTTCGTCGGTGCTGCAATAATGATTTGGCTCAATCTGACCAGATCACCGTGCTTGAATTTGTCTTTGTTCTTATCGTAAAGAGCTTGAACTTCGGCGTCTGAGACGGTCGCTGATTTGCGGATTGTCTCGAGCATTTTTCTGACTAGTTCACCTTGCACGATGTCGTCACGAATCTGGTCTTTGTTATAACCAGCGGCAATCATTTTGTCGTAGACTTTGTTTTTCTTCGCGTCGATGTATACGTTGTACGCAGCTGGACCGTAGCCTTTGGTTCTCGCCGCTCCGCATAGAATCTCACGATCGACTAGTTGATGAAGAAGAATTTTTTCCACGCGTGCACTGGCCATTTTGAATGCGAGTCCCAGATCCAGAACGTATTGGTTGAAGTGATCTGTCGTTTCATGCACTGAATCGAGGTGTTTTTTCACGATGCCGCCGCTGACATTTTCTGCTTTGATTGCGGTTTCCAGCAGCCGTTTGCGCTCATCTGCAGTGAGGGTGACTCCTTCATTTTTCGCTTCAGCAAGCAGTGCTTGTTGTGCCTGTTGATCAGCGCTTAGAGAAGTTTGGATTTGTTCCTCTTCTTGTAGCAAAGTTCTACGGTATTGCCCGATGGTAATTGGCGTTCCCGCTACCATGCAGATGACATCGGAGTCGGGCATTTTACCGAGTTTGATCTGTTTTCTAGCGGCCTCGATTTGGGGCAGCAACCCGTCTTGAAGTTCAGCATTTTTCGAGCCGTTTGTTTTTTCGGTGCCGGAAGTTGTCGTCGTCGTGCTGGTTGTCGTAGCCGTCGTTGTTTTAGTGGCATCGACTTTTTCGTCTGTTTTACTGCAGCTGGAAAGCAACATGATGCTAAAAGACAGTGCTATCACCGCGCGTGATGCACCACTACTTTTCACTGTTCTCGTTTTCAAGACGCTCACCCTTCACTTTTGAGGATAGCCAAGATTCTCAACTCGCTTTTTCTTGGCTATTAGAAACCATAGCACTTAGCAATTCTTGGAGCAAATCAAGCTGTTCTGGCGGCGAAATGCCTTGAGATCTGACCAGAATATATGGCGTAGGTCCTGCACCACCTGCTGCTCCCGGTTTGTATGTGGTGCGCGTTCCCAGATGCTTCGGCAAGCGCGCTTGAATTGGCAACCATTGTTGCAATCGGAAGTTTACTGATAAACGAATTCCCTGCGCTTCCGGCTTGATTGCGGTGACACCGGCCCTGGCTGAAAGCAAGCGTAAGCGCACCACCGCAGTCAGTTGCAATGCTTCTTGCGGCGGGTTGCCAAATCGGTCTTGCCATTCTTCCAATAGCATGTCGAGCTGCCGCTCTGACTTTACATCTGCCAGTCGTTTGTATTCGATCAAACGTTGTTCGTTGTCCGATACATATGATTCTGGAATGAATGCCGTGACGTTGATGTCGACTTGAGTATCTGCATCCATTGCCACAGCCTCGCCTTTCAGCTCGGCGACTGATTCTTCAAGCAGTTTGCAGTACAGATCGAATCCGACCGACACCATGTGCCCGTGCTGTTCTGCGCCCAGAATATTTCCGACGCCGCGAATTTCCATGTCACGGAGAGCAATTTGATAGCCTGAACCCAGCGATGTAAATTCTCGAATTGCCTTCAATCTGTTTTGTGCAGTTTCACTCAGCACCTTTTGCGGGCGATACAGGCAGTAGGCATAAGCCTGCACGTCGCTTCTGCCGACACGTCCTCTGAGCTGATACAACTGTGCCAGACCGAGTTTGTCGGCTTCGTTGACAATGATTGTGTTGACGTTAGGAATGTCCAGTCCTGATTCAATAATTGTTGTACAAACGAGAATGTCGTATGAATGCGCTGCGAAATCGAGCATTACATTCTCCAGCTCTCGTTCGTTCATCTGACCATGTCCGACGATGACACGTGCTTCCGGTACCAGTGTCTTGATTTCGAAAGCGATTGCCTCAATGCTTTCCACACGATTGTGCACGACGTAAATCTGACCACCACGTTCCATCTCGTGAAGAATGGCGGTGCGCACCAGAGGCAATTTGTATTCACCGACAAAGGTCTTGATCGGTGCGCGATTAGTCGGAGGCGTGTTAATCAGCGACATGTCGCGTGCGCCGGTCAATGCCATGTGCAGCGTTCTCGGAATCGGAGTCGCTGACATCGTCAACACATCAACCATGACCCGCAACTGCTTCAGTTTTTCTTTGTGACCAACGCCGAATCTTTGCTCTTCGTCGATGACAATCAGACCCAGGTCTTTGAATTGAATGTCTTTCTGCAACATACGATGTGTGCCGACTACAACATCACATTCGCCGGAGGCCAGTTTGACGACTACCTCGCGCTGCTCTTTTGCGCTCTTGAAGCGGCTGAGCAAGCCGACCTTGATCGGGTAAGGCGCAAAGCGCTCTGCCATCGTATTGTAATGCTGCTGCGCAAGGATAGTGGTAGGCACCAGGATCGCCGCCTGCTTTCCAGACATGACGGCTTTGAAAATTCCCCGTACAGCCACTTCTGTTTTTCCGAAACCGACGTCTCCGCAGATCAATCGGTCCATGGGTTTCGTTGATTCCAGATCGCGCTTGGTATCTACGATTGCCTGCCATTGATCCGGTGTTTCTTCGAAGCGGAAGGCTTCTTCCATTTCGTATTGCCACGGTGTGTCTGGAAGAGCGGCGAAACCTTCTTGTTTAGCTCGCATCGCGTACAGATTGACCAGGTCTTCGGCAACTGCCTTGACAGACTTCTTGACGCGTTTCTTGACGTTTTCCCACTCGGCACCACCGAGTCTGGAGAGACGAGGAGCGTTTTCTCCGGCGCCGCGATAACGCGAAAGCAAGTTGATCTGGTCGACCGGTACGTAGAGCCTATCTTCACCTGAATACTGAACCGTGAGATATTCTCTCTGTTGTCCGTCAACGCTTATTCGTTGAACGCCAACGAACTGTCCGATCCCCTGTTTGATGTGCACGACATAGTCGCCAATCTTCAGGTCGGCAACCGACGTAAATCGATCGTAAGTTTTCTCTGCCGTGGGTCGGCGATACACCGCAGGTTTGCGCTTCAGCCCGAACATCTCGGCATCTGTGACTGATACCAGCTGCACGTCTTCCAGTCTGAAACCGCCCAGGAATCCGTGTCTCGTCACCCAAACTTCTTGCGCACCGCCTGCGGCACCAGGTCGCCCGGGAGTATTCAGCAACTCTCCAAGCGAAGCCGGTGATTCTGCGGCAGTGGCGCCGTGTTCGGCTATGTCTTTGGCTACTGAGCCTTCTTTTGGTCCGGGAATATAAGTGGCGGCGATGTCCCACTCTTTCATCAAGCCCAGAATGCGCTGTGGCTGTTCCGTTGAGATAAGAACTCGATGTCCTTCTTTGCGCCATTGTCGAATCTTTTCTACAAGCGCTTGCATCTGATTGCCGAAGCGTTCAATCGAATGGCAGTCGAATTTGACCAGCCCGGTCTGCATCTCATTATCGAAAATCGGCAAGCTGGAAAGAAAAACGCGCTGGCGTTCTTTCATTTTCGTCGTAACGTCTTCCACCGACATATGCAGCAATGACGGTAATGGCAGCAATCTGCCCGTGGAAAGTCCTTCCTCATAGGAGGCGTTCAACTTTTCTTCGTAAGAAGTCAACGACATTATCAACGTATCCCACTCGTCAAAGAGAAGGAGTGCGTTGGGCGGCAGGTAGTCGACCAGCGTGGTCAGATTCTTGTGGACAAAGGGCGCGTAGTACTCAGTCGATTCGGGATATGATCCAGACTCGAAGCCTGTCAGATCGTTTTCCATGACGGCGCGCAGAGTTTCGGCTGCGGCACTGTCTCCCAGTGCCTCGATGGTGCGATCGGCGACAGCGCGCAGTTCATTTACGAGTGCTTGAAACTCTTCTTTCTTCTTCGTATCCAAAATCACCCAATATC is drawn from Candidatus Melainabacteria bacterium and contains these coding sequences:
- the mfd gene encoding transcription-repair coupling factor, whose protein sequence is MRENVLATALHQRFLDCPQYARLLARTARAAVGELNIAGLADSAKSLILSVLMHEVKRPFFLIVPDNHAGARFQQELTNLTRYPVYFYPLSEVSPYEQVLSSPDNVSAQMEVLQKIITAPDEPMFVLVPARALMQRVLDRETLAANNFTLSVGETLDPKELSARLVRLGYSRETLVSLRGEFSIRGDIIDIYPSSGPPFRIELFGDEIESIRLFNIENQRSVEEAKTVLIPPRYWVILDTKKKEEFQALVNELRAVADRTIEALGDSAAAETLRAVMENDLTGFESGSYPESTEYYAPFVHKNLTTLVDYLPPNALLLFDEWDTLIMSLTSYEEKLNASYEEGLSTGRLLPLPSLLHMSVEDVTTKMKERQRVFLSSLPIFDNEMQTGLVKFDCHSIERFGNQMQALVEKIRQWRKEGHRVLISTEQPQRILGLMKEWDIAATYIPGPKEGSVAKDIAEHGATAAESPASLGELLNTPGRPGAAGGAQEVWVTRHGFLGGFRLEDVQLVSVTDAEMFGLKRKPAVYRRPTAEKTYDRFTSVADLKIGDYVVHIKQGIGQFVGVQRISVDGQQREYLTVQYSGEDRLYVPVDQINLLSRYRGAGENAPRLSRLGGAEWENVKKRVKKSVKAVAEDLVNLYAMRAKQEGFAALPDTPWQYEMEEAFRFEETPDQWQAIVDTKRDLESTKPMDRLICGDVGFGKTEVAVRGIFKAVMSGKQAAILVPTTILAQQHYNTMAERFAPYPIKVGLLSRFKSAKEQREVVVKLASGECDVVVGTHRMLQKDIQFKDLGLIVIDEEQRFGVGHKEKLKQLRVMVDVLTMSATPIPRTLHMALTGARDMSLINTPPTNRAPIKTFVGEYKLPLVRTAILHEMERGGQIYVVHNRVESIEAIAFEIKTLVPEARVIVGHGQMNERELENVMLDFAAHSYDILVCTTIIESGLDIPNVNTIIVNEADKLGLAQLYQLRGRVGRSDVQAYAYCLYRPQKVLSETAQNRLKAIREFTSLGSGYQIALRDMEIRGVGNILGAEQHGHMVSVGFDLYCKLLEESVAELKGEAVAMDADTQVDINVTAFIPESYVSDNEQRLIEYKRLADVKSERQLDMLLEEWQDRFGNPPQEALQLTAVVRLRLLSARAGVTAIKPEAQGIRLSVNFRLQQWLPIQARLPKHLGTRTTYKPGAAGGAGPTPYILVRSQGISPPEQLDLLQELLSAMVSNSQEKAS